GAGAAgggttattttaagaaaaagtgTGCAAAATACATGACATGGCATTCCACTCACTAATTCTACCTATATGGAActcatttttgtttatgtggCAAGTTTTTGATTATTtggataaaattgttttaatttaatgactTGTCACAGGATTTAGATGTTTCACAAGACTCGATGCTGCATAATGCAGATGAACAGACTGTTCGAAGTCTCAATGGTTGCCGAGTTACTGACCAGATTTTACGTTTGGTGCCAAATATTCAGGCAAGTGGCATTTCTTTGTAATTTATGCTCCTTTGGGTTTTCTGATTTGATGCTTTCTGACTGTTCTACtgtctctaattgtttttttccccattaAGTGCAGAATTTCCGCACAACATTGCGATGCATGAGGTTTTGGGCAAAGCGTCGTGGTGTATATTCAAATGTATGAGATGGTGCATTGAATCTTACGCTATGTTTTTCAccatctttcttctttgtttgtcAAAGTATTTGACCTATCTCTCATCTGCAGGTTTCAGGGTTTCTTGGTGGTATAAATTGGGCGTTGCTTGTTGCTCGCATATGCCAGCTATTTCCAAATGCACTCCCAAATATGTTAGTGTCTCGGTTCTTCAGGGTGTACACTCAGTGGCGTTGGCCAAACCCAGTTATGCTATGTGCTATCGAAGAAGGATCCCTTGGTCTTCCTGTTTGGGATCCTAGAAGAAATCCAAAGGACAGATATCATTTGATGCCTATAATTACTCCTGCTTATCCTTCAATGAATTCTAGCTACAATGTATCTTCGAGCACACTGCGTATAATGACAGAAGAGTTTCAGAGAGGAAATGAAATTTGTGAGGTATGATTCTATGTTTCATGTCATCTCTCCCCCCTTACTAGTATGTGTGGATCAGGATATAACCATTGCAGATATGTCTTGTTTCTTTGCATTAGCTCATATCTCAGAGCTGTCTGTACTATCTGCATTAATTTGATGGCTTCTGGTGGTTGCAGGCTATGGAGGTGAGCAAGGCAGAATGGGACACCCTTTTTGAGCCGTTTTCCTTCTTTGAAGCATATAAGAATTATCTACAGATAGACATCAGTGCTGAAAATGAAGATGATTTAAGACAGTGGAAGGGATGGGTTGAATCCCGTCTCCGTCAACTTACCCTGAGGGTGAAGcaccaaatattatttttgtttggttatgttcATCTCTCTTTCTGGTTTGATCCTTTATTTATCTCTAATGGTAATTTGCTAATGTAGATTGAGAGGCACACTTACAACATGCTCCAATGTCACCCCCACCCAGGCGAGTTTTCAGACAAATCTAGACCTTTACATTGCTCTTACTTTATGGGCTTGCAACGCAAACAAGGAGTTCCTGTAAATGAAGGTGAACAGTTTGATATAAGGATAACTGTTGATGACTTCAAAAACTCTGTCAACATGTACACATTATGGAAGCCTGGAATGGAGATCCGTGTAACTCATGTGAAAAAGAGGAACATACcgaattttgtttttccaagCGGGGTTCGTCCTTCTCGTCCATCAAAGGAAACTTGGGATGGTAGGCGGAGTTCAGAAGCCAAGGTTGCTAATAATTCTTCAGCAGATAAGATTGAAGGCAAAGGAGTTCTTGATGGATCAGGTGAGGGAAAGAAGAGAAAGCGAATTGATGACGATACAGAAAATAACTTGAGAAATCCCAAGGGCTATGCTGCCATGCTTCCCTCCGGTGGGGAAGTTCATGAGGGCAGTCCTGTTGGTAATGTCAGTTCTTGCTCTACACAAAGTGACCTTGTAATAACAAACAGTTTAGGGGTATTGAAGGGGGAGAAAGCTGACAACAATGAAACAGAAAGC
The sequence above is drawn from the Populus alba chromosome 15, ASM523922v2, whole genome shotgun sequence genome and encodes:
- the LOC118037352 gene encoding nuclear poly(A) polymerase 1, giving the protein MGSPGLINRNNGQQQQQRLGITEPISLGGPTEYDVTKTRELEKFLQDAGLYESQEEAVSREEVLGRLDQIVKNWVKVISRAKRLNEQLVQEANAKIFTFGSYRLGVHGPGADIDTLCVGPRHATREEDFFGELHRMLSEMPEVTELHPVPDAHVPVMRFKFKGVSIDLLYAKLSLWVIPEDLDVSQDSMLHNADEQTVRSLNGCRVTDQILRLVPNIQNFRTTLRCMRFWAKRRGVYSNVSGFLGGINWALLVARICQLFPNALPNMLVSRFFRVYTQWRWPNPVMLCAIEEGSLGLPVWDPRRNPKDRYHLMPIITPAYPSMNSSYNVSSSTLRIMTEEFQRGNEICEAMEVSKAEWDTLFEPFSFFEAYKNYLQIDISAENEDDLRQWKGWVESRLRQLTLRIERHTYNMLQCHPHPGEFSDKSRPLHCSYFMGLQRKQGVPVNEGEQFDIRITVDDFKNSVNMYTLWKPGMEIRVTHVKKRNIPNFVFPSGVRPSRPSKETWDGRRSSEAKVANNSSADKIEGKGVLDGSGEGKKRKRIDDDTENNLRNPKGYAAMLPSGGEVHEGSPVGNVSSCSTQSDLVITNSLGVLKGEKADNNETESLNNSQNLAGIFAQNGELDGILRCNLPGKGLPANNDTSSSKEAEKLAIDKIMSGPYVAHQALPQELDELEDDFVYTNQGKGSEWAAKGSPVESSMSNTAVEQTNESIAAVACSNGAGPSAYLYPNGGSEELEPAELMAPLFNGISSAPPVAQPKPLIRLNFTSLGKAAGKST